One genomic window of Oscillospiraceae bacterium includes the following:
- a CDS encoding peptidylprolyl isomerase, with the protein MKNPIVTMKTTQGEMKIELYPEIAPNTVNNFISLINKEYYNGIIFHRVIPGFMIQGGDPKGMGIGGPGYQIKGEFSFNGFKNDLKHTRGVISMARTMEPNSAGSQFFIMVENAPHLDNQYAAFGKVIEGIEVADKIVSVDRDGRDKPLFEQKMLEVTVETFGETYPEPEKF; encoded by the coding sequence ATGAAAAATCCTATAGTTACAATGAAAACCACTCAGGGAGAGATGAAAATAGAGCTTTACCCCGAAATTGCTCCCAATACAGTTAATAATTTTATTTCTCTTATCAACAAAGAGTATTATAACGGTATAATATTCCACAGAGTAATACCCGGATTTATGATTCAGGGCGGCGACCCCAAGGGTATGGGAATAGGCGGACCCGGATATCAGATAAAGGGTGAATTTTCCTTCAACGGCTTTAAAAACGACCTTAAGCATACAAGAGGCGTTATATCAATGGCTCGTACAATGGAGCCCAACTCTGCGGGAAGTCAGTTTTTCATAATGGTTGAAAATGCACCTCACCTTGACAATCAATATGCGGCATTCGGAAAGGTTATTGAGGGTATAGAGGTTGCAGATAAAATAGTTTCAGTTGATAGAGACGGAAGAGACAAACCTCTGTTTGAACAAAAAATGCTCGAGGTTACTGTTGAAACC
- a CDS encoding 4-hydroxy-tetrahydrodipicolinate reductase produces the protein MVNIMLSGCNGKMGRVLTSLIENDEKSTVICGVDLNTAGDKYPVYAKFDQIKEKPDVIIDFSNPAILSSLLDYAISNKIPVVVATTGYSQEQIEQIKKASEEIPVFFTFNMSLGINLLSLLLKKCAEVLGEGYDVEIIEKHHNQKIDAPSGTAIMLAQAVSEALPYEPEYVYDRHSVRKKREKNEIGIHAVRGGTIVGEHEVIFAGKDEVITLSHSAASKEVFAVGALRAAKFIASKPAGMYDMNKMLKN, from the coding sequence ATGGTTAATATTATGCTTTCCGGCTGTAACGGAAAAATGGGCAGAGTTCTGACATCGCTCATTGAAAATGATGAGAAATCAACCGTTATATGCGGAGTGGATTTGAATACAGCAGGGGATAAATATCCTGTCTATGCAAAGTTTGACCAAATCAAAGAAAAGCCTGATGTTATAATAGATTTTTCTAATCCTGCAATTCTTTCAAGCTTGCTTGATTATGCAATTTCCAATAAAATCCCCGTTGTCGTTGCAACTACGGGATATTCACAGGAGCAAATAGAACAAATTAAAAAAGCTTCTGAAGAAATTCCTGTTTTCTTTACCTTCAATATGTCCTTGGGAATAAATCTTCTTTCATTACTTCTTAAAAAATGCGCTGAGGTTTTGGGAGAAGGATATGACGTTGAAATAATAGAAAAGCATCACAATCAGAAAATAGATGCTCCAAGCGGTACAGCAATTATGCTTGCTCAGGCGGTGAGCGAGGCGCTTCCCTATGAGCCTGAATATGTATATGACCGTCATAGCGTAAGAAAGAAAAGAGAGAAAAACGAAATAGGTATTCACGCTGTAAGAGGCGGAACGATAGTGGGTGAGCACGAGGTTATATTTGCAGGTAAGGACGAGGTTATTACTCTTTCCCATTCCGCTGCAAGTAAAGAGGTTTTTGCAGTAGGTGCTTTAAGAGCTGCAAAGTTTATAGCATCAAAGCCTGCGGGAATGTATGATATGAATAAAATGCTTAAAAATTAA
- a CDS encoding glycine--tRNA ligase: MNNTEKTMEKIVALCKGRGFVYPGSEIYGGLSNSWDYGPLGVEFKNNVKKAWWKKFVQENPYNVGLDCGILMNPKVWVASGHVGGFSDPLMDCKSCKTRHRADKLIEDTGVNPAGWTNEQMSAYIKENNICCPDCGACDFTDIRKFNLMFKTFQGVTEDAKNEIYLRPETAQGIFVNFKNVQRTTRKKVPFGVCQIGKSFRNEITPGNFIFRIREFEQMELEFFCKPGTELEWFDYWKTYCKKFLLDLGIKEENIKTRDHEKEELSHYSNATTDFEFLFPFGWGELWGVASRTNFDLNAHQNTSGENMEYFDAESNEKYIPYVVEPSLGADRIALALLVDAYDEEQIGENDTRTVLRLHPTLSPYKAAILPLSKKLSEKAAEVYTALSKKFSVEFDEAGSIGKRYRRQDEIGTPLCITYDFDSLEDNQVTVRLRDTMEQIRMPISELEAYIEKTIEF; the protein is encoded by the coding sequence ATGAATAACACAGAAAAGACAATGGAAAAAATTGTAGCACTGTGCAAGGGTAGAGGCTTTGTTTATCCCGGCAGTGAAATTTACGGAGGACTTTCAAACTCTTGGGACTACGGTCCTTTAGGCGTTGAGTTTAAAAACAACGTTAAAAAAGCCTGGTGGAAGAAATTTGTTCAGGAAAACCCTTACAACGTAGGCTTGGACTGCGGTATTCTTATGAATCCTAAGGTATGGGTTGCATCGGGTCACGTTGGCGGATTTTCAGATCCTTTGATGGACTGTAAGTCCTGTAAAACCCGTCACAGAGCTGACAAGCTTATTGAGGATACAGGTGTAAATCCTGCAGGCTGGACAAATGAGCAAATGTCTGCATATATAAAAGAAAACAATATCTGCTGCCCCGATTGCGGAGCTTGCGATTTTACAGATATAAGAAAATTCAATCTTATGTTTAAAACCTTCCAGGGCGTTACGGAAGATGCTAAAAACGAAATTTATCTTCGTCCCGAAACAGCACAGGGTATTTTTGTAAACTTTAAAAATGTTCAGAGAACAACAAGAAAGAAAGTACCTTTCGGTGTTTGTCAGATAGGTAAATCCTTCAGAAACGAAATAACTCCCGGAAACTTTATTTTCAGAATAAGAGAGTTTGAGCAGATGGAGCTTGAATTCTTCTGCAAGCCCGGAACAGAGTTAGAGTGGTTTGACTATTGGAAGACATACTGTAAGAAATTCCTTCTTGATTTGGGCATTAAAGAAGAGAACATAAAAACCCGTGACCACGAGAAAGAGGAGCTTTCTCACTATTCAAATGCAACTACCGACTTTGAATTTTTATTCCCATTTGGCTGGGGTGAGCTTTGGGGCGTTGCAAGCCGTACCAATTTCGACCTTAATGCACATCAGAACACTTCGGGAGAAAATATGGAGTATTTTGATGCTGAAAGCAACGAGAAATATATCCCCTATGTTGTAGAGCCTTCCTTGGGAGCTGACAGAATAGCGCTTGCTCTTTTGGTTGACGCTTACGACGAGGAGCAAATCGGTGAAAACGATACAAGAACAGTGTTGAGATTGCATCCCACACTTTCTCCTTATAAGGCTGCTATACTTCCTCTTTCCAAAAAGCTTTCCGAAAAAGCAGCAGAGGTTTATACAGCACTTTCCAAGAAGTTTTCAGTTGAATTTGACGAGGCAGGCTCAATAGGAAAGAGATACCGCCGTCAAGACGAGATAGGAACACCTCTTTGCATAACATATGACTTTGACAGTCTTGAGGACAATCAGGTTACTGTAAGACTCAGAGATACAATGGAGCAGATAAGAATGCCTATCAGCGAGCTTGAAGCTTACATTGAAAAGACAATAGAGTTTTAA
- a CDS encoding 4-hydroxy-tetrahydrodipicolinate synthase, with protein MKKTIFTGAGVAIVTPFNEDLTINFEKLGEIIEEQIAKKTDALVICGTTGEAATLTDEEHKECIKYAVEKVNGRIPVIAGTGGNDTAYSLQLSQYAKEVGADALLLVTPYYNKTTQQGLIKHFAYIAENVDLPIILYNVPSRTGLNITPATCKELSKYENIVAVKEASGNISQIAEIAALCGDDLDIYSGNDDQIVPVLSLGGKGVISVLSNVLPEETHDICQLYFDGKAKESTALQLKLLNFVNALFCEVNPIPVKAAMNILGMNVGSLRLPLCDISEKGEETLKKAMAEIGLIK; from the coding sequence GTGAAAAAGACAATTTTTACAGGCGCAGGCGTTGCTATTGTTACTCCCTTTAACGAGGATTTAACAATCAATTTCGAAAAATTGGGAGAAATTATTGAGGAGCAGATAGCAAAGAAAACAGATGCGTTAGTTATTTGCGGAACAACAGGAGAGGCAGCAACTCTTACTGACGAGGAGCATAAAGAGTGTATTAAATATGCCGTTGAAAAGGTTAACGGAAGAATACCCGTTATTGCAGGAACAGGCGGTAACGACACTGCATATTCCTTACAGCTTTCTCAGTATGCAAAGGAAGTAGGAGCAGATGCGCTTTTACTTGTAACTCCCTATTACAATAAAACTACACAGCAGGGTCTTATCAAGCATTTTGCATATATTGCAGAAAATGTTGACCTTCCTATAATTTTATACAATGTACCCAGCAGAACAGGTCTTAACATAACTCCTGCTACCTGTAAAGAGCTTAGCAAGTATGAAAATATAGTTGCAGTAAAGGAAGCATCGGGAAATATTTCTCAGATTGCGGAAATTGCGGCTCTTTGCGGTGATGATTTAGATATCTATTCGGGAAATGACGATCAGATAGTTCCTGTTTTGTCTTTGGGCGGAAAAGGAGTTATCTCTGTTCTTTCCAATGTTTTACCCGAGGAAACACACGATATATGTCAGCTTTACTTTGACGGAAAAGCAAAAGAGAGCACAGCTTTACAGCTTAAATTACTTAACTTTGTAAATGCACTTTTCTGTGAGGTAAATCCCATACCCGTAAAAGCGGCTATGAATATTTTGGGAATGAATGTAGGCTCTTTAAGACTTCCCCTTTGCGACATTTCCGAAAAGGGAGAAGAAACTCTTAAAAAGGCTATGGCTGAAATCGGTCTTATAAAATAA